tttaaccgACAACCTGAAAACCAATTGAAAATAAGCAACTGCAGCCTATAGTGAACCAACAGGAATTTGTCTGAATTAAATCTACCCGtgatcttgggttttttttctttttgttaagaGTGCGCCTAAGATGATGACATTCTTTACCAGGGCATGGCAGTGAAATAGCCTAGTTAGGTGAAAACATTCGTGTATAGAACGCCAGCAAAACTCACAGCATGAAAACAACGCTATAGGCTCTTCTATGTTGCTTCCCCCGTAACAGGAAAATAACCTCCTACAACCAGAACGAACAATGCCAGTCAGAGTACAGCTCTGCTAATATTTCTAAACCACAGGCTTCTGCTAACACAGCCGTGTCAGACTTCCATCCTCCCACACAACTCATACCAACAAAAGCGTGTACCCACCTTTCCAGAGGACAACGCTACTCTCAGTTGATGGCTTTGATAAACCTCTGTTGGCTTCCACAGTACTGATTCAGCTGGAAACAATCTTCTTCAAACACATGAATCCAGCCCCTATTTTTTGTCTCTGCAAGTGCGACGCATCTGTGCGTGTTGCTTCAAGTAACCCCGCAGCTTCTCCTTGCACCAGGTAACCAAActcttgcattttctgtcctgcaggccttcagtattttcttcatgcCAAAACCTGCCCCGTGGCTCTTTACTAAAGCTGCAAGACTTCAACtagagaaggagggaagactTGGAGCTTTCAATCACACTTTGCAAGCCCAGATCATACGCATCAACTGGTGACAATACCCTTACACATGCAAAGACCTACTGAACATCAGAGGCTGCTTGGGACCCACGAGAGAGCAACACAGCCCCCTCCACCAAACAAACATGGTGGCACAGGATAGTGGCACTTCTTTGATTTTGTTACTTCAATGACAAAGTGTGTCTCAGCATTaggattcattttctttcttacaaggagttttaaaaatacttgcaaagatAATTGTCCAATGAGGTCATTTTTATACTAACCCTGTTCTGGAATTCATTGGGctagaaatgtgtttttcttcagtatagCACAGCtatgtttttttattatactttttttttatttaacaaaggaaaaaggaaaaaagcccaagCAGCTCCTAGAGCTAGTTTTTTCCATGGATTTGCATCCTGTGCTGCATTGACTTTGTCTAAGAGGGCAGAAGTTCCAAGGGGAGTTTTTCCTGCACTCAGAGTGTTTTAGGTCTTCTTCCCATACAAACTGCCTGGCATTTAATAAGATGTGAGTGCACGCTGGGAGCTTTCCCTCAGTGCATGTGagtttctccctccttccccatgcTTATTTTCACACTactgacagaaataaatttccCTCCACCATCCAACAGGCTCAAAAGTTATTAGGGACACAGGCACACAGCACGATCATAGAAACCTCCTGTCTGTAAGAACAGATCTatgtctccctccctctgccaccCCCTCAGCAGCCTCATTTGCTGGTGTCTCCGTTAAAGGACACACTACAGACCACAAAGTTTCTTactgagttttattttgaaaacaagttaAAGACAATGCAAGGCttacttaaaaattaacaagTTTCATGTTTAACTTAGGGAAAATAGGAATGGTACACTCATGAAAAGGTAGGAAACATGCTTGAAAGTACTTCAGCATGAATCTTGTGTCATACAGGGCTCCAAAGAATGCACCAGTAACCCTGTCCTGACATATATTTGACCTTTATTGCAAGCACACAATTGCAACATTCTGAATGTCTGTAGCTAAAGTTTTCCCAGCAGGTTTTCTAGCTTGCTTACATCTATACCGAAGTGTAGCtatgtaaatataatttatatattagCATCTATCCTATATCTACGTGAGGCTTTATTTGATGTTTGTGACTGTCATGCACCGTCAATAATGGATTAAAAAAGTCCCACTTTCGGAAAATAACAattatacttttcattttatatataatgcACCTACACTAAGACTAAACTGTAAATTAAGCCAAATGCAGATGACgaaaaacaaaagtattgtGTATTTAAGaaacttcctttaaaacaaattattttatctcGATCCAAACATTCACAATAGCAGGAAGCTGGATGATAGCATGTTTATGATTGTATAATAGCTCCAAAAACAGTAAAGCATCCTCCTACTGTATTaagaaaagatcttttaaaagatgaaaaataagattaGTCCAAAGCCTCTTGACTGAATTAACCTAAGACAAAAGATTTGGACACCTATGGtgcatattatttaaaaatcggtttaaacagtattttttttgcaaacaagTATGCAAATATTCTATTAAACTTTCCTACTTTCCTGATAAATCAATGCTCAAAATTTGGTCAGAAAGACAAGTCAGTTCTCATATCATGGAAGCTTAGAAGTAGATTTTGGGGGAGATTTTCCAGCCTTGTTTTTGAGTGTtactccctttttttctctcctgtaattttttttgccacCAGCTTCAAAACAGCAGGTACTATGATACATCTTACCCTGCACTCTCCCCTACAAAAGCTGCCATTACAAAGATCCCAATCACATAAAAACATTCAACCTTGCTTTAAGAATAGCAGGTTTTAAGTGTAAATGGCATGATACAGAATGGTATTAGCGATATTTGAGCTAGCTCCAGATTAACTGCCAAAGCTTGATGGCACAGGCTGACGGGAATGCCATGAAATtgaacaaagggaaatgcaaagtcctgcgTGTAGTGAACACTCCTGGCTCTCAGCCGGGTCAGCCTGACTCACGGCACGCTCTAGATTATGTATATCATTTGGCAAATACTCAGGACAGGGATTTCAGACATTAACAACATGTTAAGTCAGCCTTGGATCTCCACTCTGATTGTATGTATTGTGGAGATACCAACCCAGAATTTAAGCAAGCAGCACAATATTGCCTCCAAatgaaaagggaacagaaaaacatgcttctCTGTTCGTATTTCATTTCTCAGCCATCACCTATTCCCTTTTCTCTcgcttttaaaaatagcactgCGAgtaaaaagcattaattttaactttaaatataACTGTAGTCCCCtcctctaaaaaaaccccagtaatagcaaaagaaaacacaagactTTTAGACAAACAGGTTTATAAGGTTTATTTTCCATTGCACATACATGGATTATATACAAGTTAGTAACATAAGTTACTTCTTAATTTTCTAAAAGATTGTTACAGCAAACACttgccattttaaaacatcaagTCAGAAATCAATCTAAAAAGGTAAAtatgacagtattttaaaaacgAAACAAATTGCACTTTGTTAGGGAGAGTCAAATACAGGTTTGTCTATATGCTGTAACAAACTATATAGCAGGTAATATTACAGTTAGAAGTAGCTCTTGCAGTCCATTTGTACATTAATAATTCAATTTTACTTAATTAAAAACTGGTGGATATTTCAAAgactttctcttcttcctagTATTCAAGATTCATCACATGAAATGCACTAGCAACTAAGTCTTTATACAATTGCTATTCAAATATAAGAAGAACACCACAcctgaaaataaggaaaaaactaaaacgtaTTGATTTTACATGTATCATGAGATGAAAAGTATGGAAGGTGTTCAGCAATAAAGCCCTGTCCAACTACTTAcataaaagaagatttttaaaaaataatcactgcACACAATACAAAGGGTGGGGTCATACTGTAGTTTTTAAGTCTCCTGTAACAGTAATATTCCTCATTACTGTTCACAGATGAGTGTTTCCATAGCAAACCTGTTCTCAAAGTGTCGAATCTTTCGGCAATTGACGGCTTCACGCTTCTGAATTCCTGTTCGTATTAGTAAAGAACAATGGAGGGTAAACAGAAGAGGGGATGAGGTACATCAGAGACATAATAGTTTTACATTTGCTATAATAAGGTGTCACCAGAAATCAGAACTACCCCTCTTCAATCCCCCTCTCAGAGGAAACAAACATAGGCACACATTCATACGTAGAAAATCAATAAGCAGGCAATGATCCTGAAGGTGTGACGAACTGAATCGCAGTACTGGTTCAGTTAAAACCAACCTGCCAACCCCCCCCACTGGCTAGTTTTAACCAAGATCAGttccccatctctctctctgtgtgtcTGTAAAAACGCTTGTGGGGACATAGAGAGGGAAGAGCAAAGGAATAAACTGCTATAGGCAAAAAAGAGTGGACTAGTAGTATTTAAACAACAACATCTTGGAatcagagaaagacagaatttAACCAAATTTTAGCCAAACTAATGCTCACTGCCAAGCTATGCTCTTCATTTATTATCACAGAATCAACATACCGAATTTTGAATTGGATTTTGCTATTAagaccttttcatttttaaacattgttctaaattatttttataaaatgtatttcttttccttgttttcccaaGCAGTCAGGTCCAACAATACAACTAAAGCAATTAAACTGCTTCAGTGTGCACTTGCACATCacatgcagtttaaaaaaaaaaaaaaaaaaaagatgcaagtcTGAGTAAAATCTGAGTGAAAATTTTAAGGCAGTATTTAATAGCTTGTCAAGACTCTTCCAAATTatgtttttcagacattttctgtgaagGAGTACCAAGCACTGCAATTCTCCTGTGAAGACAACTCTTACTCACATTTCACTGATGCAAATAGGAAGACGTGGACTAATTTATAGATGGCTTTAATGACAAGAAGAACCTGCAATTCTGTACTTGGACTACAAGGCTATGGCTTCTCATAtattaaaatggtttttttgtttgggtgggGTGGGTCAAGAAAcaagattaaagaaaagcatcaaTGAAAGCCTGAATCCCAGAAAACATACccatgcatacacacacattttagcAGCTCCTAGCTCACTGGGGCCTTGAGCACTTTTGTACAATAAAATGACTTATTTCCATACCTACACAGAAAATATCGGTCGTACTTAAGCCCACAGAGCCGGTTACTGCAATAAGCAACCCTTGCTTTAATAAGAGTCATTCCTTTCAACACAATCAAGCCCATTTATTGAACTCAAGCAGCATTGAACTTTCTGCCAACACAAAAGATCGCAGGAGGAACATTTACCTTTCATGGCTTCTTTGCGCTGTAGTTTATAGGTTTCCTTGCCACGGCAGAGGCGGTAAATAAAGAATCCCAGCTGATCCACATTTTCAATGCGATCAGTAACAATCATCTGTTCATGAATTAAATAGGACTGAGGCAAGTATGTTCCAGCCTGTTGAACAAAAATATAACAGCTCTGTCAAAAGCCATCTCTTCGTGGTCTAAGTACACAAGAAACACTGCAATGTGTTTCTTTAACATGGCTGTGACATATCTTCTTTGAATTCTTTCAAAACATGTATTACCCACAGAATTTTATTCTAAATGTGCAAACACGACTGCACCGCACTACAGAAATACATAACGATTATATTCAAAAAGGTCACAAAACTTCCACTGATGCATACATCCACCGCCCTCCTGCTACAGTAACGTCAGTCgtcagcagagaagaaatgtttccttccaGGAGCACCCCCTGTCACGGCTCAGTCCTGCCCTTATCATCCAAAGTTTTCACTTAATTAACAACAGACCTCAGTGGGAACTACTCCCAAATAGGAGTTGGCAGAAGCATGCTCTACATGGAGATACTCTTGCTGATGAAGCACGCCAGCTGCAGTATACTCTAGCTGCAGTCCATGGGGTTTGGGAAGCCCTGAACATACTCACAGCGTGGGTCACAACTCTCAAGCCAAATGCAAGACGAGACCATCTAGCCCCGTAAGTTATTATGGCAACTCTCACAATTGTTTATATGGAAAGGTATTAGAAAGCCATGGTGGTATATCAGGCGTTTTAAGGCAATATACTGAAAAACGGAAGAGCCGTGACAACATGCCAAGGCTTCCCCAGCCTTTTCTAGTCCCTTCAGTGTTATTTTGCCACAGCTGAAATGAGGGAGGAATCCAGCTCTGTGCACACCTCACTACACAGCTGAAGATACACGTACGTAGTATCAGCCAATTTCCTAAGACTGCCATTGGTAAATAATCATCAacttttttgaaatattgtttCATTTACGAAATCCTGTTAGTGTGATTCTATTTTATGGCAGAAGAGAAGGTGTtgcttgctttctaaaaataaaatgatcaCTTATTATGGAAACAAATTCAGCTTCTGTGGTGAAAGATCACTATTTTTTATTGACAATAAACAACTTGAAATTTCCATTGCAAAACAAGACTGTCTTTTCAGTCCAAGCAACATGTTGAGAAGCAGCTGATTAAATGCTAttcttttcagtaaagaaagaaaggactgtataaaattcactttaaattatgaaaattttcttcagcaCATACTATGAGGAAAACAAcagcaatttttgtttttcttaataagaGCTTGGACAACTTCACACTCCCAAATTATCCCACTCATTATTTGGTAATTAAATCACTGTAAATTACTGTATCTTAACCCCTAGTCTCTCAAATTTCAGGAGAGTGCTCCGAGGGAGCcccagagcaaagcagcagtgcagggcaCCGGCAGGGTGGGCAGTGGTGCTGACGACTTGGGGCAGCCTGCGAGGATGCTCCCGGGCTTGTGCCCTCCAAACTGCGGGACCTCCCGGACCACCCCCCAGATCCGGCCTTCTTGGCCCTGCCGGGGCGcgcaggaggagagggaactCACTGCAGGAATCTCCTCCGCCCAGCTGTTGCAGGAGCAATTACCCAGCACTGGGATCCAGCATAGCTGCAAATATCGTCATCTTTGAGACATCGCATACGGTTAAAATTGGCCAGTTGGCTCAACAACAGGAATGAGGTGGATGAACAAATATACCTGGGTTTCAGCCTTATTTCCCAAGGAAAGGAGGCCTTTCACTGTCTGCGTATTCAAGCAAACTGTATCAGTATATAGAAATGTGGTTCTTTAGGCTAAAATTATGGcgcttttttaaaaacaaaacagcccaGAGCACCtccattttcataaaatgtcCTCTGCGTGTATTCAGAGCTCATTTTAATGAAACGAGCACTttaatttcatgcatttttttccttgtgcaaCTAGTGTGACTGCAGGACAGTGAACAGAAATTTACTCACTTTGTGCATCTGCAGAACAGTTTCCCCAATTTCAGTTACAAAACATTTAGCCTGATTTTCTGAGACATCAAATGCCCACAGCTTTTTGTTAATACAATGAGAATTAAACAGATGTCTCATAAAATTAGGGCACTCACTGGTGGGGACAATGATCAAAACAATTTGCTTTTGCACAGATTTTCAATTAAATGCATGATGCCTGGTTATCCTCTTACTTGTAAACCAAGCATATTTGGTTTAGTACTAATGACAAACGAGGAATTTAACAGATTTTAATAGCGGAATTTGTGTGaactaaaaatggaaacaaaacagcatacacaaagtaaaaaaatatggGTTCACTGAGTTTTACAGACACCACTTCATCCTTATGTACAGGAAATGAAAGTGTGGTTAAACAGCTAGTCTCAAAATAGgcagcaaaaaagcagcagaggactTACTTGTGAAGTCATTTTTCacacaaaatttatttatatacacGAACCACTCAGAAATGGCTAAAATGGTTCCTGGAGTCCTAATTCCAAAGCCTTGTTTGAAAGATGCAAACCCAAAGAGGATATTAACAATTCTAAAGTTACAAAAgctcagtaaaataaaatttaaaacactttccccaAATCTTAGACACAAGTTAGCTTATCAGCTCTCTTCCCCACCCAGAGCGTTTTGCTGTTCTGTAAAGAAACCAGAAGGCTGAAAAACAAGGtaaatactatttaaaactgcattaaaagCATACAAATgtaagagttaaaaaaagataaagatgaTTCATATTAAATTAGTAAGAGACCCCATCAGATTATCTACTTTGGCCTCCTCAATTTCACAGGCCATTATGTTTCACCCAGTTACTACTACTAACAGAACAGCGTGTCCCTGTGGTGGCGACAAGCcagccagcaccagcaccacAGGCCAGGCAGTAGTGTTCAATTATCAAACCCTGCTGGGAAGCGATTAGGAGCTGCCACAACATTATACCGAAAACTCATGTTCGGTTGTTGAGTGATTGTGGTATCTCAGTCCTTTCGATGGCCCTTGTTTTTAAGGACACTGAATCTTGTTCTGAAGGTCTGGTGCTTGCAGAACCAGGAATCTGGCTACACTAACCTCTCTTGCTTAAATGGGCTTTGCTAATCACACAGTCCAAATCCTGATCACTCCTACAAAACCTCCCTGGAAACAGGAAGATCCATCTTAAGGCTGTTGGAAGCCTCGTGAACTCGCATCCAGTGCTAGCCCATCACACCTAGCGCCACATCTAATTTCCCTGAGCACGCACAGCGGATCCAACACACCTCACGTACATCACCCTCAAGCCACTGGATCAGCTCAAAGTAGGAGTCAACCCTAGGGACCGGTGCTTTAAACAATGCCCACGCTAAAAGGATTTCCCAGTACACCTACTTTAAGCCTCTCAGCTAACCAGTCTTAGTCCAGCGCATAGATGCTTTATGGAAACTTTAGTCACAATggattataaattaaaaaacatataGACTACTATCAAAGAGTCTAGGTACACCACATCTACACAATTTTGTCAATCAAATTTGTAGCATCGAAGAATGAAATCAGGTTGGTTTGTCTTCCTCTGAATTAATAATTCCTCCATGATTGTAGTTAATTAACTAAGaaggttttagatttttttctttctttgcaaagacCTCTAGTGATCAGTTAACTTTCTAACACATGCACCTTATGTGAACGTCAGAATtcagggggcgggggggaattctcctttttccctctcttaaGAACAAATTACTTACAATGTAACCATACCTTGATGTTGATGAGCAGCTCCAGGAAATTTTTTGGCGGCATAACAACTGAAGTGTTCAGAGGAATCACATAGCACTTATCCAGGCTAAGGTCAAGATAGGCAGTGAGTCTCTGTtgaggaaatatttattttaatcaaaataacaAGAATATCAGAAAATTCACATACAGACTTTGCTAAACTGCTATTGCCTTAGGTTGTTCTTCAAATTATTGTTTTGTTCACTATAAAGTCTGTCCAACAAACTCCAATTTGAGGGTAGGTATACgcagaaataaaaggcagtCTTGATGAGAGTTTAAATCTATGACAGAGATTTGTGCAAGGCAGCAGGCGAGAAGTAGCTCAAATGCACTACAGGAATGAAATTACAAAGGTGTACCTGAGCTGTTACGGAATCAAGCACAGTATTCATTTATTCCTGGTGCCTGCATTTTGAAACAACAGGGCAAAAACCTTGCTCTAATCTCCACgcttttatattttgttatagTGTAAAGGGGAAATGCTGCTGGTAAGAACAAaatatagaaggaaaaaaatacagttacagATAACGcaacaaaaatccttttattttcaaaaatactacTGAATTGTTCATGATTATTCATAGCTGAATTATTATCTTTATAGTACCTGAACTGCAATATTTGCCATTATTTGATAAAAAGACATATAAAAGCCCAAGGAATTATCCTGATGAATCCTATGGCTCTGTTCACTGACCTGTGTTTTACCGCATCTGTTCTTGCTAAAGAAGACATCTCAAGCTGCTGAAAGCTCTAAGGCTGCGGACGTATATAAAATACTGATCACCAAGAGCCCAACAGTCAAAATAGTACCAGGACAGCAATCATCAGTGCAACTAACCTCATTACATGGGAGTAAGTGCTGTGCCTATGGCAAATGATCCTTGCACTGACCTTTACAGCAAAGCCTTTAACCCATTAAATCAAAAAGTAGATTTCTAATATTATATTGTTCCTATTCACTTCTtacatactgctttttttttttttttctggttttccctcTTTAGAGGCTTTGCTCTAACTCTTAACAGAAGTTCCCTAAATAtattcaggaatatttttaaattacatagcTCAAGCAAGCAATGTTTTCCTCCAAATCTGGTTATGAATATTTGATAGATAGCAATCATTTTGCCTGGAAAACTTTAAACTCTgaagtttgcattaaaaaaataggactCTTCcctattcttctttttcagccttGCTTAAAAAAGCTGTTCAGCGAAGTCTTCAAACGTTCACAGAAATTTAGCTTCCTGAAAACCAGCTGTAGAACATTTCATCACTATCAGACAGCTTCCATCAGGCTGATACAGAAAAGAAGGGCTTCTAATTGTTTTACAGCTGTCGTCAATACCAAGAGCTGTAGGCCTGTCAACTGCCTTAGCAAAAATTTATAACCATGATTCCTATCAATCAAAGTTGTTTctacaaaaaaggaagaaaccgCTAAAAGTGCTTTGATACCCTAGTTCAGTGCCTTTAGGAATCATAGTAGCCTGTGGTGCACAAGGAAAATTTAGCTTCTGCTAGGCTTCCTACGGCATCTGGAAAACAAGTTCCCTTCCATGGTCAGTCAGCTGGTCACTTCCTTCCCTTTCCGCTGCTTCTTTGAGGTTTTTGAGCCATGCTAGGAGAGCACCTCTGGGGGTGCTTGAACATACCTAGTGACATCAGATGCAATCAGCCCCTGCAAGCTGAGGTCAAACCTACGAGAGCCCTTTCCAAACTTCCCTCGGTACCACAGCAGTTGGTCAAATTCTGGCTCTGTGGACTTAGCACAGCAAGAACTATATTCTCTTTACTTCCTCATattaaggaaaggaaatagctctaggattttttcctttctaaaaacaGAACTGTATTTGCAAATGATGGTTTACAAACTACCTCATGATGATTGTATAACGCTGTACTTTGTATGCCCGGTTAATTATTGcttgcagcctgctgctgaTGAAAACGgttctgctgcctcctccacccTCTGCTTTCCCCCACCACAATAATTAGGGAGTACTTTTATCAGGATGACTGAGGGGGaacatttttgaagttttaaatgctttcagcttcttcagaaatatttcttaccCGGTGGAAGTCATGGACGATATCAGCAGGATCACTATCAGCAAACTCCGGGACTGGCACACTGATAAACTCAacatcttcctcctccaggaTCTGAATATTTTGCTCAATCGTGTGGTAGCGAGCACTCTGAGCCTCTGCCCCAGGCTCAGGTAAGCTTAAGCCGTCTTCAATGTACTTTATTCCACAGAAATACACACCACCCTGCTAAAAATAGTAAACAACCCAGCAACAAAAACATCAGTAGCCTTGTCAGAAGTTTAAAAGTAATATTCTCAAAGCactgtggagaagaaaaacttgtCAGACTAGATGAAATGTTGTCCCTTTAATTTGATTCATACACCAAAGTAGGAGCCAGTTGCTATCTACAACAGGACCATGGGTAAAACCCTTATTGTACTGAACCCAGAGGGAGTCCTTCCCTTGAATTCAAGGAAAATAGGACCCCAAAAGCAGGTTCTTAAAATCTAGTCTTCTATTTTGCATCCATTATCTGTGGCACATTGtatcttatttttagaaagacaaTGAAGCTCCTACGTCTATGTGCATGCatattattactactattaaaTTATGATTTAACTGCAGTCAATAATTACAATTTAAGACATTAAAACTGATCATCCAAATCgcctttaaaaagcaagtcTAACTCTGAATTTGGTCCTGCTTGCAGCAGGGGGTTAGACCAGATGACTTCAAGAGtttccttccaacctcaattaTTCTGTGAAGTTGCTTAGTTTTGCAAGGCTTCAGAAGTTTTGAAAGtcagtttctaaaataaatttttttgttttgaacagttttaaaagacaaaaaggtaattaaaagaGTTTAAAACAACCAATTTGTGTCCTTCTGTCACAGTACACACAGCAGGTTACCTAAGTGAAGTGTAAAATAAAGTCCTGAGTCAGAGGAAGGCATATACCAAATTTATAGGCCAGATAGCTTTAGAAACTACAACTTATGCATATGCACATGCTATCAATTTAAAGTTTTACATTGAAAACATGTCTTCAAGGCAATGTTAGCTCAATTCCTGAATGTTTCCTTCAACCCAGATCTGACTCATAAACAAAAGTACCACAGGTTTGAATTAAACAGCACTTTCAATTTCAGCTAGCTGGTATGTGAAAGGTGGAGGAGCACTGCAGTGCTAAGCATGGATGAAACGTGTCAGTAATACAGCAGGCCTTCAGCTACTCTGAGCTTGTTAATCCACCAAGATACACTATGCTGTTTAAGCATCGTTTGCAACACTACTGCTCCCCTGTAAATTAGGTTAACGTGATAGCCAAAGAGACTATAAACTGCAAGTTCAGCTAGAACTTCTCattgttttaattactttgcCTTCTACATTAGCAGCTActaaaatgggggaaaaaaaaaaatcctggtaCCAGGGACAAGAACACAGAATTTCTACCTTATAATTATGTGCACTAACCAGCAGGCTAGAGGGGTTCATGTTTTGCTTATACTCTCCCTTTCTGACCCTATGAATCTTGCAACCCCAGCAGTTTCTGAAGGAGGAAGGGTGTGCTCGCACCACCGGGGCAACAGCCCAGCACATCCAGCGCTGCCCAGTGACAATTCCCCCTGAGGAAGACAATATTTAACTCAGATCTCCCATGTTTCAGGCAAATGCTCCACTTCCCTGGCACCGTTGCCTTCACAGGGCTCCTCTTGCAGCGGTGCCATTTgttaaagactgaaaatacattttgtcaGAGGTCTAATCTCGTCAGCACGGATTAGACTTGACAGAGCATGTTTAACCACGTTGACTGTGCTGCTCCCAAGTCCCCCGCAGGGCCTGTATTTCTTATCCCTGTGGAGGCTAGGAAGCAGAGTCACTGCACTGCTTTGACAAGCAGTCCCTTTCCTGTGCATTAGCAGTACCGCATGTGTCTAGGAAATCTGGGGTCAAACAAGGAGGCTTTCAAGGGGTTAATCCACCTCCAGTATTCAGCGCTtcaaaacaggagagagagcaggtGAAAATCTGGGACACCACTGGGGTTCCTAAACCCAAGTCCTACTTAGATATAATCCTTTCTCTGCAAAGTAAGGTTTTCAAGTGCTGCTCCCTTTTATTTGCCAGCTttgctcctgccctcctctgctgATAGGTAACTTCAGAGCAGGCCATACACTTTG
Above is a genomic segment from Gymnogyps californianus isolate 813 chromosome 1, ASM1813914v2, whole genome shotgun sequence containing:
- the ITM2B gene encoding integral membrane protein 2B isoform X3, encoding MVKVSFNSALAQKEAAKKEEENSQVLILPPDAKDPEDAVPVGQRRAWCWCMCFGLAFMLAGVILGGAYLYKYFAFQGGVYFCGIKYIEDGLSLPEPGAEAQSARYHTIEQNIQILEEEDVEFISVPVPEFADSDPADIVHDFHRRLTAYLDLSLDKCYVIPLNTSVVMPPKNFLELLINIKAGTYLPQSYLIHEQMIVTDRIENVDQLGFFIYRLCRGKETYKLQRKEAMKGIQKREAVNCRKIRHFENRFAMETLICEQ
- the ITM2B gene encoding integral membrane protein 2B isoform X2; its protein translation is MVKVSFNSALAQKEAAKKEEENSQVLILPPDAKDPEDAVPVGQRRAWCWCMCFGLAFMLAGVILGGAYLYKYFAFQQGGVYFCGIKYIEDGLSLPEPGAEAQSARYHTIEQNIQILEEEDVEFISVPVPEFADSDPADIVHDFHRRLTAYLDLSLDKCYVIPLNTSVVMPPKNFLELLINIKAGTYLPQSYLIHEQMIVTDRIENVDQLGFFIYRLCRGKETYKLQRKEAMKGIQKREAVNCRKIRHFENRFAMETLICEQ
- the ITM2B gene encoding integral membrane protein 2B isoform X1, with the translated sequence MVKVSFNSALAQKEAAKKEEENSQVLILPPDAKVRAAEDRDPEDAVPVGQRRAWCWCMCFGLAFMLAGVILGGAYLYKYFAFQQGGVYFCGIKYIEDGLSLPEPGAEAQSARYHTIEQNIQILEEEDVEFISVPVPEFADSDPADIVHDFHRRLTAYLDLSLDKCYVIPLNTSVVMPPKNFLELLINIKAGTYLPQSYLIHEQMIVTDRIENVDQLGFFIYRLCRGKETYKLQRKEAMKGIQKREAVNCRKIRHFENRFAMETLICEQ